A stretch of the Uranotaenia lowii strain MFRU-FL chromosome 3, ASM2978415v1, whole genome shotgun sequence genome encodes the following:
- the LOC129755630 gene encoding H/ACA ribonucleoprotein complex subunit 1-like: MSFRGGGRGGFGGGRGGGGGGAGGFRGGRGGGGRGGGGGRGGFNNRGSFGNRDDGPKNIVPLGYYDYPCQEDLVAKVEIENVPFFNAPIYMEGEKQIGKVDEIFGHLRDFYVSIKLMDNMKADGFQPKQKLFIDSAKLLPLARFLPGNNKKPAGRVGKPGGGRGGGRGGGGGRGGGGFRGRGGGGFGGGRGSFGGGGRGGGGGFRGNRGGGGGGGKRW; this comes from the exons atgagCTTCCGTGGAGGTGGCCGTGGAGGTTTCGGAGGCGGTCGCGGAGGAGGAGGTGGTGGAGCTGGAGGCTTTCGTGGCGGACGAGGTGGAGGGG GCCGTGGAGGAGGTGGCGGACGTGGTGGCTTCAACAATCGAGGCAGCTTCGGAAACCGAGATGATGGCCCGAAGAATATTGTGCCCCTCGGATACTACGACTATCCGTGCCAAGAGGATCTAGTAGCCAAAGTAGAAATCGAAAATGTGCCCTTTTTCAATGCTCCCATCTATATGGAAGGCGAGAAACAAATCGGAAAAGTTGACGAAATATTCGGACATTTACGAGATTTCTACGTCTCTATTAAACTAATGGACAACATGAAAGCAGACGGGTTTCAACCAAAGCAGAAACTGTTCATTGATTCAGCCAAGTTGCTTCCGTTGGCTAGATTTTTGCCGGGCAACAACAAGAAGCCTGCCGGACGAGTAGGCAAGCCGGGTGGTGGACGCGGTGGAGGCCGAGGTGGTGGTGGTGGTCGAGGAGGAGGTGGATTCCGAGGGCGAGGAGGTGGTGGATTTGGAGGCGGGCGGGGTAGCTTCGGCGGAGGTGGACGAGGAGGTGGTGGTGGATTCCG AGGAAATCGAGGAGGTGGCGGCGGAGGAGGTAAACGTTGGTAG